From the genome of Bradyrhizobium sp. ORS 278:
CCAGATCGAGAACGACGAGAACGTGATGTTCTCGCGTCTGGTGCTGGCCACCGGCTCGCTGCCGCTGCGGCTGCCGGTGCCCGGCAGCGATCTGCCGGGCGTGCACACCTTCCGTGACAGCCGTGATACCGACGTGCTGCTCAGCCTCGCTGCGAAGAAAGCGCGCGTCGTGGTCGTCGGCGGCGGATTGCTGGGGCTGGAGGCGGCCTACGGTCTGGCCCGCGCCGGCGCCAAGGTGACGCTGCTGCACCTGATGGACCGGCTGATGGAGCGCCAGCTCGATGCGCCCGCCGCCGCGCTGCTGAAAGTGCTGGTCGAGCGCAAGGGCATCGAGGTTCTGCTGCAGGCGAGCACGGCCGCGATCCATGGCAGCGCCGGAGTCGAGGGTGTCGAGCTCGCCGATGGGCGGCGCATCGCCGCGGACGCCGTGATCTTCGCTGCCGGCATCAAGCCCAATGTGGCGCTCGCCAAGGAGGCCGGGCTTGCCGTCAATCGCGGCATCGTCATCGACGATGTCATGCAGACCTCGGCTCCGGGAATCTTCGCGCTCGGCGAATGCGCCGAGCATCGCGGCACCTGCTACGGCCTGGTCGAGCCCGCCTACGAGCAGGCACGCGTTCTGGCGCGGCATCTTGCAGGCCGCAAGGCCGCCTATGGCGGCAGTGTCGTGTCAACGAATTTGAAAGTCTCGGGTGTTGCGGTGTTTTCGGCCGGCGACTTCATGGGCGCCGGCGGCAGCGAGGCGATCGTGCTCAACGATGCCAGGCGTGGCATCTACAAGAAGCTGGTCATCGCCGACGGACGGCTCACCGGTGCCGTGCTGATCGGTGAGACCCAGGATGCGCTCTGGTATCGCGATCTGATCCGCAGCCGGACGCCGGTCGCGGCGATCCGGCACGAGATGATGTTCGGCCGCGCGGCGGCGCGGCCCAATGCGGCGTGAGAGAGGGAGCTCGCACGATGACGAGCGTTGATCCGAAGTTGCGCACAGTGCGTACCGCCTGTCCGTATTGTGGCGTCGGCTGCGGCGTGCTGGCGACGCCCGATGGCAGCGGCGGCGCGGCGATCTCGGGTGATCCCGTGCATCCGGCCAATCTCGGCCGCCTGTGCTCCAAGGGCTCGGCCCTTGGCGAGACGCTGGGGCTGGAGAACCGGCTGCTGTATCCGATGGTCCGCTGCAAGCACGGCATGGAGCGGGTGGCCTGGAGCGACGCGCTGGACCACGTCGCCACGCGGCTGAGGCACATCGTCGCCCGCGACGGCGAGGACGCGGTCGCGTTCTATCTCTCCGGCCAGATGCTGACCGAGGACTATTACGTCGCCAACAAGCTGATGAAGGGCTTTCTCGGCTCGGCCAATGTCGACACCAATTCGCGGCTGTGCATGGCGTCCTCGGTCGCCGGCCATCGCCGCGCGTTCGGCGCCGACACGGTGCCCGGCACCTATGAGGATCTCGACCAGGCCGACCTGCTGGTGTTCGTCGGCAGCAACGCGGCCTGGTGTCATCCGGTGCTGTATCAGCGCATGCTGGCGAACAAGCAGAGCCGCGGCGCGAAAATCGTCGTCATCGATCCGCGCCGCACCGATACGGCGAGCGAAGCTGATCTGTTCCTCGGGCTCAAGCCCGGCACGGATGCCGCGCTGTTCTCGGGCCTGCTGGTGCATCTCGCCGACAGCGGTGCGCTCGATCGCGACTACATCGCGCGTCACACGTCCGGCTTCGACGACACGCTCGCGCGCGCCCGCCACCTCGCCGGCAGCGCCGGCGCCACCGCGCTTGCCACCGGCCTGCCGGAAGCCGACGTC
Proteins encoded in this window:
- a CDS encoding NAD(P)/FAD-dependent oxidoreductase encodes the protein MSEPLVIVGNGMAAAKLVEELSQTALGRYAIAVIGEEPRLAYNRVLLSSVLAGEAASHEIELKPAAWWRERGVTLKYGARVTGIDVGRRELQIENDENVMFSRLVLATGSLPLRLPVPGSDLPGVHTFRDSRDTDVLLSLAAKKARVVVVGGGLLGLEAAYGLARAGAKVTLLHLMDRLMERQLDAPAAALLKVLVERKGIEVLLQASTAAIHGSAGVEGVELADGRRIAADAVIFAAGIKPNVALAKEAGLAVNRGIVIDDVMQTSAPGIFALGECAEHRGTCYGLVEPAYEQARVLARHLAGRKAAYGGSVVSTNLKVSGVAVFSAGDFMGAGGSEAIVLNDARRGIYKKLVIADGRLTGAVLIGETQDALWYRDLIRSRTPVAAIRHEMMFGRAAARPNAA